TAAGGGGAAGTGTGGGGGGTTTTACGAAGCATCAAGTTATCTGGAGAAATATCACGGTGAATGACTCCTAGCGAATGGATATACTCTAATACTGGTAAAATTTGTAGCAATAGCTGAATGACTTCTGATTCTGTAAAGCGTAAACCTTTTTGGAGGCGTTCATCTAGTAGCGAACTATAGGTTTGTCCTTCTACATAGTCCTGCACTAAAAATAAGTACTCTTTGCCGTCAAAATTACTGCGAAACAGTTCGCGGAAACGGGGAATTTGGGGATGTTGCAGCTTATAGAGAACGGTAGCTTCTCTTTGAAACAGTTCTTCTGCTTTTTTTAAAACGTAGGCAGTTTGGACTTGGGGAGAAAATTCTTTTAAAACACAAAGTTCTCGGAAGCGGTTGATATCTTCAGCTAAATAAGTACGTCCAAACCCCCTTGACCAAGTTGACGCACAACTAAATAGCGATCGCCCAAAGTTTGTCCCGGTTGAATACCCTGATTTGCAGCATCCAGCTTTTCGCCGCAATGTAGACAAAAGCGACAACCAGGCGGATTTTCATGTCCTTTGGAGCAATAAACGTTCATAGTCATTTGTTAGTAGTTAGTAGTTCATAGTTAGTAGTTGTTTTTTACCACTAACTACTAACCACTAACCATTACCTAATTAGCAGATTCTAGTTTACTTACTTGATCGGCTGCGATCGCGTACCATATCTGACCAAATGTATTCTCATCCAGTTTCGCATTTCTACGTCGTTGTCCCGGAAATAATCGGTCAAATTTTCGATTTGTTTCTGTCTGGAGTTGTTCGATTGTATAATTACCGAACTCTCCGTCTTGGGCTTGCTGCTGCCAAGTTCGTAAATTTCGTCGGCTATAAGTTCCTAATTGACGACGGGCATCGGTACTAAGTTTAGCTTGTTCTATTTTTTTTAAGAGATTTTCTGCTGTAGAGTACCACTGTTGACGCAAAGCTTCATCTTTAGAGTTAGAGGTGAGGGAACGTCCTACAAGCTCTGGATTATTAGTATAAAAAATTTGATCGACTGTTTGAATAAAAAATCCTTCTGGTATTTGTAGTCGGGTGCGGCGATCTAAAATTTGGCTAATGCGGGTTCCTTCTTTGTTACTAGAGTCCCCACTGGTTTAGTAGGAGAATCGGAACCATCAGGTAATTTGGGGAGAGTGATCGTAGGAATAGTAATTGATGATACGCCTTGAATTACGGCACTGACTAGCGCCCAAGAACCGACAAAAGTCAAAGCAACTACAGTTGTGCCGATCATACTCATAGCGAAAGGACGCAACCAAATGGGCATAGGTAAGGTTTGGGCGATTGCTTGAGTTTTGTTGTGGAATCTCGTAGCTAGCGCTTTGACACCTTTTCGCCCTGGTGCAACCACCATTGTTTTGAGTTTGGTGATGTAAGGATTGACAGATGGGATAGGAACGGGGGATTGTAAATCTTTCAGGGCTTGATTGGCGTTTTGATAGCGATCGCTTGGTTTATAAGCCAGCATTTTTTTTAACACAGCTTCTAGCTTGGGGCTGACTTTGATTTCCTTTCCCCAGTACCAATTACCCTGATAGCTGTCATAAAGTTTTTGTGGTTCTTTTCCCGTCAATAATACCAGTGCCGTCACTGCTAATGAGTACAAATCGCTGCTAGGAAAAGCTTTTCCTTGCCGTAGCTGTTCTTCTGGTGCATATCCTTTTTTACCTAATATTGTGCGGATACCACCCATTTGGGTAAACCAAAAACCTTGAGAAGCTGGTAATTGTTTGACACCACCAAAATCAATTAAAACTGGCAGTTGATCAGAACGTCGGCAAATTAAGTTATCAGGAGAAATATCACGATGAACTACATTTTGAGAGTGAATGTAGGACAGCACAGGTAAAATTTGTTGTAGGAGTGTGATTACTTCCTCTTCGTTAAAACTTTGTCCTTTAGCAAGACGTTCTTCCAGCAAGTCTAAGTAATTTTCACCCTCCACATAGTCTTGCACTAAAAAGAAAAAATCATGATTGCCTATTTTGGCTTGTAATGAAGCGTGAAAACGGGGAATTTGCGAATGCTGGAGTTTTTTTAATACACTAGCTTCGCGCTCGAATAATTCTTTAGCTTTTTTTAAATTTTGCTCTTCTTCTACTTGGGGAGCAAATTCTTTCAGCACACACGTTTTAGCAGATTGTTTTCTATCCTCCGCCAAATAAGTGCGTCCAAAACCCCCTTGTCCAAGTAACTTGATAATTTTATAACGATTAGCAATAATCTCTCCCTGATGAATAGGCAAAGGTTCACCACACTGAGTACAAAAACGGTTACTCCTATTATTGGCGTGTTGTTTACTGCAATAGACTTGCATGGTGCTGAAGAATTGGTAAAGGGTTTTATTATTAGCTACAACAAGGATAGCCGTGATTACGGAGGAGACAAAACAATTAAAAATTAAAAATTAAAAATTGGGAAGAGAGATTAGGAAAGCGAAAAATCAATCATCAACAAAATATTATGAATACTGAATCACAACGGCAACGAGCAGTTAAGGTATATGCAGATTTTTTACATACTCCTTTAGATACACTTATACAACAGCATCTCAACACTGAAGGCGAATCTAGTGTTTTGTCATTATTTCATGATGTAGCTACTAGTGTACCTGCATATAAAAACTTCTTAGCAGAACAAGCAATAAATCCTGATTCCATCCAAAGTTTTACAGATTTCCAAACCCTGCCGTTAATTACTAAAGAAAATTATCTACTGCGTTATCCATTAGCTAACTTATGCCGTTACGGACAGCTTTCTAGCTGTGACATGATTGCAGTTTCTTCTGGTTCAACGGGAAAACCAACTTTTTGGCCCCGTTTTTTCACAGATGAATTGCAAATTGCCATACGCTTTGAACAGATATTTCACGATAGTTTTGCTGCTGACACTAGACGCACCTTAGCTGTGATTTGTTTCACTTTGGGAACTTGGGTAGGTGGAATGTATACTACCAATTGCTGTCGCTATCTTGCTAGCAAAGGTTATCCAATTACGGTAATTACCCCAGGTAATAATAAAGAAGAAATTCTTCGCGTAGTACAGGCACTTGGTAATGCTTTTGATCAGGTTGTGCTATTGGGATACCCACCTTTTCTCAAAGATGTAATTGATACTGGTATTGCTCGTGGGATCGAATGGCAGCAGTATCAAATTAAATTGGTAATGGCAGGAGAAGTATTTAGTGAGGAATGGCGCAGTTTGGTAGGGGAAAGGGTTGGTTGTCAACATCTTTGCTATGACTGTGCATCACTCTACGGCACAGCAGATGCAGGTGTATTAGGCAACGAAACACCCTTAAGTGTCTGTATTCGTCGTTTTTTAGCAGCAAATCCAGAAGCAGCGCGGACTTTATTTGGGGAATCTCGTTTACCCACCCTCGTACAGTATGACCCAATCACCCGCTTTTTTGAAGTCAAAGAAGGAGCATTAGTGTTTTCTGGAGATAACGGTATTCCCTTAGTGCGTTACAACATCTTGGATACTGGTGGCATAATTACTTACGATGCCATGCTCAAGTTTTTGGCACAGTATAATTGTCACCCAGTAACTGAATTGCAAGCTCATGGTAGTAGAGGTGTGCGTCCTTTGCCTTTTGTTTACGTTTTCGGACGCTCTAACTTTACAGTTTCCTATTTTGGTGCAAATATTTACCCAGAAAATGTAACTGTGGGATTAGAACAGGCAGAAATTAAAGATTGGGTAACAGGTAAATTTGTTATGCAGGTAAAAGAGGATACAGACAAGAACCGATATTTGTCTGTGGTGGTAGAATTAGCACCGGGAGAAGAAGCTAGTGTTGCAAGAACGCAAACCGTAGCAGGTTCGATTCTCACCCAACTTTTGCGCCTCAACACTGAATTTGCTAACTACGTTCCCCCAGAGTATCAAACACCACAAATTACACTAATACCAACAGGCGATCCAGAGTATTTCCCAGTAGGAGTGAAGCATCGGTATACACGTAAGTAGTTAGTTGTTGGTTGTTAGTTGTTTGTGGTTAGTGGTTGTTTCACACTTACTCCACCCTTACCTTAAGCCGCGCAGTGCGCGTCTACACATCCCTCACACTCCCCATCACCCCATCACCCCATCTCCCTACTTCACTACTGAGGAGCTTGTAATATTTGTACATGATTTTTATAAACAAACCAGGGACCAGTACTTGCGTTTTCCTGATTTCGGCAACCATTGGGATTCTGTAAAGTTACTTCCCAGTAATCTTGAGGATACTCAATGTTACCGAAATAAATAGAGTTGGTATTACGCTCTCGAATCGGTTGCAGACCTACTGGATTTCGGTATGATGAGATCGTAATTTCATCATTAAGTTCAACTCGACACCTCTGTAGGTTTGATGTAATTTGTGGTGATTGCCTAAACCAGTTAACCCGTCTTTTGAAATAAGTACCTGCGGCTTCTGTCACTCGTATAAAAGTTCTAGAATTAGTTTGGGAATATACGGTGTCAGAGTTTATTACACCCAATATTCCACACCCTATGCCAACATATAAAAGAAATCTTTGGAGATATAACCTAGTACTACGAATATTCATGATTTTACGTGATAGATTTACTGAGGCTAAATAAGTTACTTAGTAGATATTTTATACTGTTAATCTCACTTACCAATAATTTTGAACTACTTAACTGCCTAGCAGCAAAACTCAAGATTCAGGAGTCATAAGCAGCACAGTAGCTCTGAAAAATTTTCCATTGTCATCCTTAATGAAACTAAGTATTGTATTAAAAATTTAGCGATCGCTTCTTTATCGTTCTACTATCTGATGATATAAAGTTTATTTTTTGCCAATGCTTACTTAAGTAGTATGGGAATAACCTCAGAGGCTGCATGAGTATTGGGTTTGCAACCAAGTCACAACACTCCGGACTTGCAGGTTATCTGTCACAAACATTTTCTGAATAGGTATTAAGTGCTAAGTGCATTTCACATGGCATAGGGATAATCGTTACTGCTTTTTATATACTTCATACAAATACCAGTAATTTTACTGTGTTATTTGTATATTTATGCGTATACAAAAGAAGAGAGATATACAGTAAGAGCGTTAGCCTGAAAACTAAGGTGAGTAGATATAACTAAGGTTTTACACTTAGTTTATCTCCTCTCCTTATTTCTATTTTTATGTAAAAAATAATTAGATACAAATGTATTGATTGCTAGATTCCCGACTTTTTTAAAAGTCGGGAATCTGACCCCTCGCCACCCCTCAAAACTTATGTGGTTGACTAGAGGAAAAAGTAAAGTTTAGTTTCATACCTGATTCACCTATCATCAGGAATGATAGATTAATAATTGAAGCTGTAAAGCTTCCCTGGCAGACCACAACAGCCTTGAGTTCAAAAGTTCAACTTAGTTAAGAGGTAAATAACGCTGTTTAAACATCTGTCTCGTCAAGTAACAACAACACCCAAAGCGAACACTAACATTTCCTCAAAGTAGTAGTGTCGAGGGTAATGTAACTGGTTTGAATTGCATGGCGCGTGTGTAATTATTCTCGGTTCAACCCTAATTAGTATCACCAAAGGGAGGAAATAACTTAGCTAGTAGAATTTTGGGTGTTGTTGTTTTGAGAAGATAAGCGATCGCATCCGCATTAAGATGTAGGTAATCTAACAATTGTGACTATTACTCTTCATAAATATGAATCACGACTTTGTGCTTTTCCTACTTGGCGTGGGTGTACTCGTTGCCTATCTTATCTTCTCAGCCATGACTGAAATGGGAACTAAGCTTCCTTGGAAGAAGTAAATCGCATCAACTCTAGTTCGCGGGCGATCGCCCCACTAGCCAACGGTGCAAAATCACCATGATCACCACCAGAGGAATCATCAAAACTGGAATAATTCCTAAACCGGCACGCGCTGCAACAGCGCCAACACCCGCCGGAATTCCCGCAGCCCCCAAACTAGCAACGCTTGTCATAAAACCAATTCCTGCTGGCACAATTGCAGCAGGTATTCGTTGCGGCATTAACCAAATTGTCATGGGGAAAATGGGAGCCAAAGCAAACCCAATCATCGGTAAACTAAGTAATTGTTTCGGTAGCAACCACCAAGCAGTTAAACTTACTCCTAGCAACATCAAAGCACTATCCAAAGTACGGGCAGCACCCAAATACCTCACGACACGCCCTGTAGCTAAACGTCCTAAAGTTAGCCCCAGCCAATAGGCACTGACACTGTAGCCTGCAAGTATTTCCGGCGTACCTCGGCTGACTGTCTGAACGCTGTAAGCCCAGTTACCAACTGAGGCCTCCGTACCTACATAGACTAGCAATAACAACCCTGCCAATAATACTGTAGGTGTTCTCAAAGCAAGACTTAAATTAGCTGTTGCACTCGTGTCTGTAATACTAGTCCGTTGATTAAGTGGTCTATAGTTAGACACAACAGCCCATAGCATACTCAACACTGTCAAACCAACAATAATAGCAATTACCAAATAAACACCCCGCCAATTTACATTCATTGCTAGCAGGGTTGTCGCTACAGCAGGGCCTAGCAACGCCCCAATGCCATAAAAAGCGTGCAGTAAACCCATTAAATCAGCATTACCTTGGTGGTTAGCAATGTACGTATTAATACCTGCATCAATCAAGCCAATTCCTAAACCCAGGAATGTGCCTGCTGCAACCATTAATAACCAGTACGGAGAAACAGCATAGGTAATAAGGGCGCAGGTGAGGCAAAAAGATGCCAGCAACAGCAATCGTGCTAAGCCGATGCGACTGCTAAGCAAACTGCTAGTTAATGCCGCAAATACGTAACCAGAAACTTGGCTGAGAAAAATTAAGGTGATGGTTGCAGAAGTAAGATTGAATGTTGCTTGGATAGAGGGGATGAGAACACCCAACCCTCCCTCAGCAATGCCAATTGCAATAAAAGCGTAGAAAGATAAAGCGATACCAATCGAAGCTGGATTTTTGAAAAGCGATCGCAATTTAGACGACATAAATCTTGATGTTGCTAGCCTGAGGAGCAGGAATTAACACAAGCCAGTCACTGTTTCTCAATATCGTACAACGTACCGTCATTATCCACACTAACCCGGAATTTGGCGAACTGGCGCTCTAATTATCTCGACATCAAATACTTGTGCAAAAGACTGTGCTACAGTGTGGCGTAATTGATCACAAGTTATACTCGGTATCCAATTGGCTAAAGAAGCCACAGGTTTATCAGCAATGCCACAGGGTACAATTCGCTCAAAGCCTGTCATGTCAGGACAAACATTTAATGCAAAGCCATGCATAGTAATCCAACGGCTGACTTTAATACCGATCGCAGCTACTTTGCGTCCTTCCACCCAAACGCCAGTAAAACCAGAAATCCGTTCTCCTACTAAACCATATACCGCCAACGCGCGAATTAACACTTCTTCTAACTGTCGCAAGTACCAATGCAAGTCTTTTTGATAACTATGCAAGTTTAAAATTGGATACCCTACCAGTTGACCTGGACAATGGTAAGTAACCTCTCCGCCTCGTTCAACTCGATACACATCATACGTATTATTGTTAAGGTCAAATTTGAGAAATTCCGGGGTAGCTCCTTGCCCCAAAGTGTATACAGGTGGATGTTCTAGCAAGATTAACACATCGTCTAGACTGGGATCTTTGATCCGCTCTTGAAGTAGCGATCGCTGCCATTCTAATACATCCAAGTATGGTAATAGCCCTTGGTCATATAGTAGACATCGGCGGTTGTGTGAAGGAATACTACGGCTCATACCAAAAAATCACTAAGTTACTGATTAAAATGTATATAAAATGACAACTTTGCCTCCTAAATCTCAAGCTATGCAAAGGATCATAAAGGAAAGTAAAGGGAATCGGTTTTGTAAAATACAAGATGCTAGTTTGAATATATAACCTCAAATGGTGTTGGGAGGAATTCTCTACAATCACCATCATGCCAAGAAAAAGAAGAATAAATGCAGTGGCTGATGGATTCTAACTCGATTGTTTTCTGTTGAAAAAAGGGATAAAACTAACAATAAGACGCTTATTGTCTATGAAAAGCGAATGCAGCCTGTGTTGGAAAAGCAAAGCTAACGATATCTGCGTGAATATCCATGAGCCTTTTTTGCAGTTGGAGCTATTGCAGAGATTCCTAAATTGATGACACTAGACATGAGCAAGTACTCAGCTAGATTTGGCTTAGGGTAGTCGCATCAGCAGTGCGTTAGGAATTTCCCAATTTCAGCGGCAGTGATAGATCTTAACCGCAATATCTTATTCTCCAAACCAAATACACATCAAAAGCTTTGAGCGGGAGAGTTTACATGAAGCTTGTCATCCACGGCAAAAATATTGAAATCACCGATGCGATTAGAGAATATGTACATCAAAAAATTGAAAAGGCGGTGAGTCATTTTCAAAACATCACAAATGAAGTGGATGTACACTTGAGCGTAGCTCGCAATCCCCGAATTAATCCCAAGCAGGCGGCAGAAGTTACAATTTATGCCAACGGAAACGTCATCCGTGCCGAGGAGAGTAGCGAGAACTTGTACGCCAGTATAGATTTGGTAGCAGACAAAATTGCCCGTCAATTGCGTAAATATAAAGAACGGCGTCATGAGAAGAAAACTCATGCCCAAACTAACATTGAAGGAGTAGTACAACAGACAGTAGTTACAGATTTAATTGGTAATCGCGCCCCTGAATTACCAGAAGAAGTGGTTCGGACAAAATATTTTGCCATGCCACCCATGACTGTTACAGAAGCTTTAGAACAACTGCAACTGGTGGGACACGATTTTTACATGTTCCGCAACAGCGAAACAGGCGAAATTAACGTGATTTATGAACGCAACCACGGTGGCTACGGTGTAATTCAACCTCGTAACAGTAATGGTCATATAAATCATACCAATGGTAAAAACGGCAAAACTGCTCATACCAACACTGGCATTACGGAGGCATCGCACGTAAATAAATAAAGCTATTGGTTAGTTGTTGATTGTTGATTGTTGTAGAGACGCGATTAATCGCGTCTGTAAATTAGTGGTTGGTTGTTGTTTGTTGGTGGTTGTCCAACCAACCGCGAATAATTATATTGAATTTTGGGGTAGGCGTTTCGTCTGCCCTATTCTATTAATGGAAGGGATGAAACACAAGTAATTGCTAGAGTAGAAAAATGAAATAAAAATTGAGGGGGAAGCTATGCAAGAAATTACTAGTTACAATCAAGAGCTTATTAACCGCATCTCACCAATAGTAGAAAAGCTATTTCAAAGTAATAGTCTATACTTAGTAAAATTAAATAAACAGGAAATGATAGACATGTTAGTAGACTTGTTTAGTCAGTTTTCTCCGGATGAATTTATGGCAATTCCAGACAATCAGTTAACAGACAGGATAGATAGTATTCTAGTATTAGAAGCTGTGTCAGGTACTTTAAATGATTTAACACCCGAACAAATCAAGATATTTGATGAAGCAGTAGAAGACAGATAGAAAAAGTGACTTATTTACTAGATACCAAAAAGTTTTATTGTTAGATGAAATAGAAATTCTCGAGAAGGCATGTGAAATTCATGCAAATTTAAAAATGAAGGGTACTCCTATACAATAAGCAGATATATTGATAGCAGCGACGAGAATTACACGCGGTTTAATTCTTGTTTATAATGATTCCGATCTGCTGAGAGTGCCAGAAATTTATTTATAAAACTGGCTGTAGACATATTTATTATGTTAAAGACATAGTATTTAACGTAAAAAAATCTGTTGATGATCATCAAAACTTAGTCGACAAGTATCTAAACTTCATTGATTAGTATGAAATTCTCATTATTGAGTATTAGATGCTCATTAACGAGTATGAGAACTTTATTTACGAGTATTGGAACCTCGTAGTTGAGTCTCACAGTCTCATTAATGAGTATCAGAACTTAGTCGTCCAGTCTTAAAACTCCATTAACGAGTATTGGAACCTCGTAATCGAGTTGCAAAACTTCATTGATGAGTATCAAAATCTTGTAGTTGAGTCTCAAATCCTCAAAGCGATCGCAATCGTTCAAATATATAGAGTTCCCGTTTAAATACAACACACAGTAGGTTAGCGCAATCGTGCTAACCTACGAAAGAGCCGTATTTTCCGCAATAGAAAACCGCTATAATTGCCCTCAGATTGGAAGTCTAAGGCTAAGCAACCACAATATAAGGCGAGTCGATCTCTGCTACACGATCAGCATCAACTAACGCTTGATACACCATTGCCACCACCTCTGCGCGTGTAGCTTCGCGAGTGGGATTGAGTTGCTTAACTTTGGGATAGTTAACAATAATTTGTTTTTCGCTGGCGACAATTACCTCATCTTTGGCATATTCAGGAATTTTTGTTTGATCATCGTAGGGTTTGAGAGTTTTATTACCACTAGCGGTTAAACCTAGTCCATTCACCAGCGAAACGATAACTTGTACACGCTGGATATTATCATTAGGACGGAAAGTATTATCGGGATAACCGGAGAGAAATTGTCCTTGATAAGCTTGTTGAATGACTTTATTTGCCCAAAAGTCCTGCGCTACATCCTTAAATTTGATTGCTTGGCGTTTGGCACTAGGGTTAAAAGCTTTGACTATTAACGCGGCATACTGCGCTCTTGTCATTGTCGCATCTGGTCTAAATGTGCGGTCAGGAAAACCCTTGATGATTTCCAACTTCACTAATTCCCGGATAAAGGCAACTGCCCAATGATTGTTAATATCAGTTAAGTCGTTGGGAGTAGGTGTTGGAGTTGGATTTGGAGTTGGAGTTGGTAGTGGAGTCGGTGTCGGATCAGGAAATGGTTCAGGTTCAGGTTGCGGCGTAGGTGTTGGATTGGGAGTTGGATTTGGGGTTGGATTGGGGGTTGGATTTGGGATTGGCGTAGGAACTTGATTATCAAGAAACTCAATTAAACCCTTGGTTTTTGATGGATCTATTTGATTTCCAGCAGAAGTGAGTTTGTTGGAACTGGCATTTTGGAGATCAAATTGTCCGTTACTGCGAAAAATATTACCCCCTGGGTTATTGATACTGCCAATATCTGGTAAAGCATTGGCAATTACCGTCAAGCCATCTTGAGTGTTTCTTTCGCAGATATTATTACGTAGTATCGGACGGGCGCTACCAGAGATGACGATACCAGAACGATTTTCGGAAATTTTATTATCTACTAGTTTGGGAGAAGCCGTATCACTAATGGCAATGCCAAAACCTGTATTGATGCATGTATTACCTTGAATCTCACCTTTGGCATTCTTGGCGATCGCAATCCCATTAGCAGCGTTTTCTATAAATTGATTGTTGCGGATTACTGGGTTCCCGTCGCCAGTTACAAACACTCCTTCTCGCTTACATTTTGTAAAAGTGCAGTTGGCAACAGTAGGACTGGTAGATTCTACCCAGACGCCACTACCACGGGTAGCGGAATTAGTTACAGTTACACCCTTGAGTTCAGCACTATTGTCTAGTACAAATGTGACATTCTGAGCAGCAAAGGTACGACTGAGGTACTGTCCACTGCCTTCAATTAAAATACTACTGCCTTTGTTAGCTTCATTACCTACTATTGAGACTCCACCCGGAACCGACAAGGGAAAGACTTCCCCCCCAGCAGCGTTATAACTACCATCTGCTAGTTGAATCTGTGTACCGGAGGTAGCTTTTTTGAGGGCTTGTGTAATAGTTTTTAAAGGTGCTTGTGGTAAACCACTAGCGCTATCATTGCCAACAAGAGAATTTACGTAAAGAACTTGAGACATATTTATACTGTCAAATAAGCCATTGACATCCTACCGCTTACACTTCAACTTTGTAGCAGTGAATTCCTTAAAGGAAGTCAAAGTATTTCTTGTTAATAGATAATGATCGCTTTTTAGACGTGATCTGCCTTTTTCTGGATGACAATTTCAATGCGGCGGTTGTTTCGTCGTCCCACTGGGTTATCAGAACCATCAGAATTGTTATTGGGTGCGATCGGTTGAGTTTCACCGTAGCCTTGTTTGGTGATCAAAG
Above is a genomic segment from Fischerella sp. JS2 containing:
- a CDS encoding phenylacetate--CoA ligase family protein, with amino-acid sequence MNTESQRQRAVKVYADFLHTPLDTLIQQHLNTEGESSVLSLFHDVATSVPAYKNFLAEQAINPDSIQSFTDFQTLPLITKENYLLRYPLANLCRYGQLSSCDMIAVSSGSTGKPTFWPRFFTDELQIAIRFEQIFHDSFAADTRRTLAVICFTLGTWVGGMYTTNCCRYLASKGYPITVITPGNNKEEILRVVQALGNAFDQVVLLGYPPFLKDVIDTGIARGIEWQQYQIKLVMAGEVFSEEWRSLVGERVGCQHLCYDCASLYGTADAGVLGNETPLSVCIRRFLAANPEAARTLFGESRLPTLVQYDPITRFFEVKEGALVFSGDNGIPLVRYNILDTGGIITYDAMLKFLAQYNCHPVTELQAHGSRGVRPLPFVYVFGRSNFTVSYFGANIYPENVTVGLEQAEIKDWVTGKFVMQVKEDTDKNRYLSVVVELAPGEEASVARTQTVAGSILTQLLRLNTEFANYVPPEYQTPQITLIPTGDPEYFPVGVKHRYTRK
- a CDS encoding MFS transporter; protein product: MSSKLRSLFKNPASIGIALSFYAFIAIGIAEGGLGVLIPSIQATFNLTSATITLIFLSQVSGYVFAALTSSLLSSRIGLARLLLLASFCLTCALITYAVSPYWLLMVAAGTFLGLGIGLIDAGINTYIANHQGNADLMGLLHAFYGIGALLGPAVATTLLAMNVNWRGVYLVIAIIVGLTVLSMLWAVVSNYRPLNQRTSITDTSATANLSLALRTPTVLLAGLLLLVYVGTEASVGNWAYSVQTVSRGTPEILAGYSVSAYWLGLTLGRLATGRVVRYLGAARTLDSALMLLGVSLTAWWLLPKQLLSLPMIGFALAPIFPMTIWLMPQRIPAAIVPAGIGFMTSVASLGAAGIPAGVGAVAARAGLGIIPVLMIPLVVIMVILHRWLVGRSPAN
- the lipB gene encoding lipoyl(octanoyl) transferase LipB, which codes for MSRSIPSHNRRCLLYDQGLLPYLDVLEWQRSLLQERIKDPSLDDVLILLEHPPVYTLGQGATPEFLKFDLNNNTYDVYRVERGGEVTYHCPGQLVGYPILNLHSYQKDLHWYLRQLEEVLIRALAVYGLVGERISGFTGVWVEGRKVAAIGIKVSRWITMHGFALNVCPDMTGFERIVPCGIADKPVASLANWIPSITCDQLRHTVAQSFAQVFDVEIIRAPVRQIPG
- the hpf gene encoding ribosome hibernation-promoting factor, HPF/YfiA family, with product MKLVIHGKNIEITDAIREYVHQKIEKAVSHFQNITNEVDVHLSVARNPRINPKQAAEVTIYANGNVIRAEESSENLYASIDLVADKIARQLRKYKERRHEKKTHAQTNIEGVVQQTVVTDLIGNRAPELPEEVVRTKYFAMPPMTVTEALEQLQLVGHDFYMFRNSETGEINVIYERNHGGYGVIQPRNSNGHINHTNGKNGKTAHTNTGITEASHVNK
- a CDS encoding DUF1565 domain-containing protein: MSQVLYVNSLVGNDSASGLPQAPLKTITQALKKATSGTQIQLADGSYNAAGGEVFPLSVPGGVSIVGNEANKGSSILIEGSGQYLSRTFAAQNVTFVLDNSAELKGVTVTNSATRGSGVWVESTSPTVANCTFTKCKREGVFVTGDGNPVIRNNQFIENAANGIAIAKNAKGEIQGNTCINTGFGIAISDTASPKLVDNKISENRSGIVISGSARPILRNNICERNTQDGLTVIANALPDIGSINNPGGNIFRSNGQFDLQNASSNKLTSAGNQIDPSKTKGLIEFLDNQVPTPIPNPTPNPTPNPTPNPTPTPQPEPEPFPDPTPTPLPTPTPNPTPTPTPNDLTDINNHWAVAFIRELVKLEIIKGFPDRTFRPDATMTRAQYAALIVKAFNPSAKRQAIKFKDVAQDFWANKVIQQAYQGQFLSGYPDNTFRPNDNIQRVQVIVSLVNGLGLTASGNKTLKPYDDQTKIPEYAKDEVIVASEKQIIVNYPKVKQLNPTREATRAEVVAMVYQALVDADRVAEIDSPYIVVA